TTCAATACACCCCGTATGGCGCGGGCATTCATCAACTCGCACACTAATACACCACAAATTCTTATCATATAACAGGAGTAAAACAAATGAAACATATTTTTCTTGCAGCACTTTTATTTATATTTGGATTAGTAATATTTTCTTGCAGCCGCGTATCCGAAGAGGAACTTTGGAAATCTTCTGAAAGTTTATTGCAAGAACAAAAATATGCCGAGGCAATTGAAAAATTAACAGAGATTGTAAAAAAATATCCAAAGGGAGAGAAGGCAGCGGAAGCACAGTTTTTAATTGCAGCACTTTATAATAACGATTTGCATGATTTTGAAAAAGCAATTGCTGAGTATAAAAAGTTTGTTGAGTTATTTCCGGACAATCCACAAGTACCTAAAACAATGTTTTTGATTGGGTTTGTTTATAATAACCAACTTCATAATTTTGACAGTGCAAAAATTGCTTACGAAGCGTTTTTAGAAAAATTTCCGCATCACGAACTTGCTCCTTCGGCACAGATGGAAATTCAAACTCTCGGCAAATCTCCCGAAGAATTGATACAACCGGAAGTAGCTATGAAACCTGAAACTAAAGAAATAAAAAAGAAAAAATGAGCTTCGGTTGCCACTGACTCAAAAAAATATACAAGACTATCGGAAGTATTTGCAGCCCGAAGTTGTTGCAAAGCTTTCGAACATGGAACTCGTTGCCCGACTTGTAGTAGAAGGATTCATCACCGGTTTGCATAAAAGTCCGTATCACGGGTTTAGTGTCGAGTTTGCCGAACATCGCCAGTACATGCCGGGCGATGAACCTAAACATATAGACTGGAAAATTTACGGAAAAACCAACCGCTACTATATAAAGCAATTTGAAGAAGAGACTAATTTAAAATCGTACATCATTTTAGATGCGAGCCGTTCTATGGCTTATTCCTCAAACGGGAAGATGAGCAAACTCGAATATGCTTCATACATCGCGGCTGCACTTTCGCATTTGATGATTCAGCAGCGCGATGCTGTGGGACTAACTGTTTACGATGAAAAAATTCGGATACATATGCCTCCGCATGCAACCAAATCGTATCTCAAAGCAATACTCAAACAACTTGAGCTTACAGAAGGTAGCAATAAAACCGGAACTGCAGAATCGTTGCACCAAATAGCTGAACGAATTAAACGACGAGGGCTTGTAATTATATTAAGTGACCTTTTCGACAAACCGAATGATGTAGCCACAGCTTTAAAACATTTTCGGCATAAAAAGAATGAGGTAATCGTAATGCAAGTGCTCGACCCGATGGAAAGGAGTTTTGCATTTGGTGGCGATGCAGTTTTCAAAGATATGGAAACTTCAGAAGAAATTATGACACAACCCTACCACCTGCAAAAAGCTTATCAGGATGAAATGAAAAAATTTCTCAACTTTTACAAAAAAGAATGCAGGGAAAATAACATCGACTATGTTTTACTCGATACTTCAACTCCGTTTGATACGGCGCTGTTTCAGTATTTGAGTAAAAGGCAGAGGATGGGTTAAAACTATATATTCAAACTTGCCTATTTTTTTGCATGGGATTTTTTTCCATCAACCTGCAGAACATCCTGTATTGTGCTTATTAATTTTTCGGCAGTGTAAGGTTTTGGTAAAAAGAGTTTTACATCACAATCGCTGATTTCTTTGAGCTTCTCTTCTGTGAAGAGCCCGCTCGAAACAATAATCTTAGTTTTTTTATCTTTTTTCCTAAGCTCGCGGACTAATTCGATGCCATTCATAACCGGCATTTCTAAATCTGTTAATATCAGATCGAATTTTGTATTCTTTCGTGAATAGATTCCAATTGCTTCGCCTCCGTTTGCCGCAGTAGTAACTACATAGCCGTATGTTTCTAAAACATCCTTTGAAATTTCCCGTATCGCGGCTTCATCGTCCACCAACAAAATCTTTAATCCTTCTACACTGTGTAGTTCTTGTTTATATTGTTCTTCAGAAATTTGAGTCTCATCGCATATAGCGGGTAAATAAATTTTAAACGAAGTTCCTTTATCTTTTTCACTGTAAACGGATAAAAAACCGTTATGATTTTTTATGATAGAATCGCAAGTTGCTAAACCAAGCCCAGTTCCTTTTCCAACTTCTTTAGTTGTAAAGAAGGGTTCAAAAATCTTATTCAAGTATTCAGGAGGAATTCCAGTACCGGTATCGCTGACTGTAATTAAAATATATGGACCCTCTTTGGAATGTAAATGTGCTTTAGCGAATTTAGTGTCGGCAAGAAAGTTTTCAAGATTTACTGAAATAGTGCCTCCGTCAGGCATAGCATCGCGTGCATTGATTACCAAATTCATGAACACTTGGTGCAATTGAGTTGAATCGCCGTTTATAAACCAAAGATCCTTTTGATGATTGAAAGAAGTTTTTATAGATTTTGGAAATGTTTCCCGTATCAATTTTTCGATGTCCTGAGTTAAGTCTTGTGGACGTAATACCACGGTTTCGCTGTGTATTCCACGTGCAAACATTAAAACTTGATTAACAACGGCAGCACCACGTTTAGTGCAAGCTTCTAATGTGTTTAATATTATACCGTCGCTTTCCGACATATTTCTCTTTTTTAAACTTTGTATCGAAGTCAATATTGGAGCCAAAACATTATTAAGATCGTGAGCAATTCCGCTGGCTAAAATACCTATACTTTCCAGCCTTTGGGCTCTGAAATACTGAGCTTCAATATTTTTCCGTTCGGTAATATCAGTGTTAACAATCAAAATCATATCATCATTATCTGTTTCCCCTTTTACTAATGTCCATAGAGTTTCTATAAAAAATTTATTCCCTGTTTTGTTAATTTGCTCTAATTCTTTTTGATATTTGCCGGTTTTTATTATTGAATTTATACATTCATCAAATTGTTCATGGTGATGGGTAAACAGCAGGTCGGTAATCTTATGGTTTGCGATATCCGTAACCGACCAGCCGTAAAGTTTCTCGGCACCCTGACTCCAAAAATCAATTGTTCCGTTTTTGTCAATAACAATAAAAGCATTTGAAGCGATATTAATTAGGGCTGCCTGTTTTAATATCTGTTCTTCTACTTGTTTCCGTTCGATCGTTTTTGCAATCTGTGAAGAAACAAATTCCAGCAGTCTCAGTTCGTTACTACCCCAACTTTCGATTTTATCATAATGTTTAATTACAATGACGCCGATTGTCTTTTTATTAAGGTTTAGCGGTACCCCGATCCAGGCTGAAAAAGGTTCTTCGATGTCGTCAACAATCCCATTTTTATGCATTTCTTCATATTGCGTATATGTGCAAAATAAAGATTTCGAGCTATTGAATACATAATCGGTTAAACTTTTACCATTCATTATAGGATGGTTAAAATTTTTATTGTCGCTGTTAAAATATTGGATAATATTATTATTGCTCTTTTCATCATACAAGACTACATACAGAACAGGAGCTGATATTACTTCTTTTAAAACATTATGAACCTCAAGGAAAAAATCTTTTAATTTTAAATTGA
Above is a window of Bacteroidota bacterium DNA encoding:
- the bamD gene encoding outer membrane protein assembly factor BamD, with product MKHIFLAALLFIFGLVIFSCSRVSEEELWKSSESLLQEQKYAEAIEKLTEIVKKYPKGEKAAEAQFLIAALYNNDLHDFEKAIAEYKKFVELFPDNPQVPKTMFLIGFVYNNQLHNFDSAKIAYEAFLEKFPHHELAPSAQMEIQTLGKSPEELIQPEVAMKPETKEIKKKK
- a CDS encoding DUF58 domain-containing protein; this encodes MPLTQKNIQDYRKYLQPEVVAKLSNMELVARLVVEGFITGLHKSPYHGFSVEFAEHRQYMPGDEPKHIDWKIYGKTNRYYIKQFEEETNLKSYIILDASRSMAYSSNGKMSKLEYASYIAAALSHLMIQQRDAVGLTVYDEKIRIHMPPHATKSYLKAILKQLELTEGSNKTGTAESLHQIAERIKRRGLVIILSDLFDKPNDVATALKHFRHKKNEVIVMQVLDPMERSFAFGGDAVFKDMETSEEIMTQPYHLQKAYQDEMKKFLNFYKKECRENNIDYVLLDTSTPFDTALFQYLSKRQRMG
- a CDS encoding PAS domain S-box protein, which gives rise to MSLYFLSSMLALIVLVYLVFRYKIIVNTSYDTLKSALGVIHDIIIKMDDKLKIELVRGAVSQQLGFSENEFVGKSILNLVDKKDYFETYMKFVHDGKMKEAFFDVDMINKTGNYVPMNISVTPVYTNEGVIGYVAVARNISERKHSNLIQDIVYRITKMTDINLKLKDFFLEVHNVLKEVISAPVLYVVLYDEKSNNNIIQYFNSDNKNFNHPIMNGKSLTDYVFNSSKSLFCTYTQYEEMHKNGIVDDIEEPFSAWIGVPLNLNKKTIGVIVIKHYDKIESWGSNELRLLEFVSSQIAKTIERKQVEEQILKQAALINIASNAFIVIDKNGTIDFWSQGAEKLYGWSVTDIANHKITDLLFTHHHEQFDECINSIIKTGKYQKELEQINKTGNKFFIETLWTLVKGETDNDDMILIVNTDITERKNIEAQYFRAQRLESIGILASGIAHDLNNVLAPILTSIQSLKKRNMSESDGIILNTLEACTKRGAAVVNQVLMFARGIHSETVVLRPQDLTQDIEKLIRETFPKSIKTSFNHQKDLWFINGDSTQLHQVFMNLVINARDAMPDGGTISVNLENFLADTKFAKAHLHSKEGPYILITVSDTGTGIPPEYLNKIFEPFFTTKEVGKGTGLGLATCDSIIKNHNGFLSVYSEKDKGTSFKIYLPAICDETQISEEQYKQELHSVEGLKILLVDDEAAIREISKDVLETYGYVVTTAANGGEAIGIYSRKNTKFDLILTDLEMPVMNGIELVRELRKKDKKTKIIVSSGLFTEEKLKEISDCDVKLFLPKPYTAEKLISTIQDVLQVDGKKSHAKK